The following DNA comes from Actinomycetota bacterium.
GCTGATGGTCTGCGATGAAGTTGTGCATGTAGACGCGGTCGCTGTACAGAGCTGCGAACTGAGCCAGTTTGTCGAGACGTCCGATTCGACACTCAGTACTTCGGCATCGTTGGGCTCCACCCCCGAGCGCAAGCGACGCGGAGTGCGTTAGGGACCCAGCGGCGGCGGGGTAGTCGTTCGCATCCGTCACCAATCCTGCTTGTGCACCGATATCATCTAGTTGGCCAGCCGACAGCTTGAGAATCCGCCGCTCGTCAAGCCTCTGACCGTCAAGAAGACCCGCGTTCTCAAAGAGTGCCAGCAGACGCGGTTGATCCGGCATTGTCGCTCCCCTCAGTGCACCTAGCGTTGTTCGGCATCAGCTGCGACGCGCGAAGCGCGGAGTCTGCTGGATGCCGTTGTTGGACAGCGCCGGGAACGCACGTGCCGCTACCGGCCCCTTGGCGAACCGAACTCCCTAGGAGCGTACTCCAAGATGACCGGGGACTCCCTCTTCCGCGCGACCGATTCCGGGGTAAACGAGACAGGGTAGGTCTGAATCGACTCGACTGACGAAGGCACTCCACGTGCTCTGGCGCCAATGAACACGGTGTTTCCGAGCAGATGCAGGAGGACTAGAGCTGCAACCCCGCGCTGACTGACATCAACGGGTTCGAAATCCTGTACACATGCGCAGCGGGCGGCTTCCTCACCTACTGGCCTGCGCAAGTACGTGAATGACGTGTCCATCGAGTCGTCATACGACGTGCCCTCGACTGCAAATCCGATTGGAAGTGGAGGACGATAGGACAAGGTCAGGCCGTGCTTGTACGAGTTGTACAGTTGAGAGCCGGTCGCCAGCCCCGCCGCATATCGAACCCACTCGACACCCCATTTGGCCGATGGGCCGAAGGCCGCTCGTTCGCGGTCCGGAATGTCGCGGCCGCTGACCAGGTACTTGAGTACGACATCTTCAAGGTCAAGCCGCGCCCTCGGGGTCGTGATCCGATTGAGTGAGATGTCGCGCGCGATCTTGTGAACCACATCCCGCTCACGCAGCTCAGCAAGGGCCACCCACGTGCATTCATCTTCGCAGGCATGTACGTACAGTAAGCGCAGGAGGGTTTCGGCGATGTGCTGAGAGACAACCAAGACACCCAGTGCCGCGGCGCTCCGCAGTTTCTCTGAGTCGATAGCGAGGGCGCGGACATGTAGGTCGGCACCAGTCGGGCTGTTGGTTGTCAGCAAATGAAGCAGTTCCTCCCGTGGCTCAAGCATGAGCAGATTCATCAGGAGCTGGTAGCTCAGCTCGTCCACGGCAAGCGATCCGTAGAACTCCGTGTTGAGCTGAAGTACTTCATCTGCCGGAATTCGATGGCTTCTCGGGGAGGCGCCCTCGTGTCGTCGCCTGTGATTCCGTCCCATCGTCCCCCCATGCTGGAAGGTGACTGTCGATCTGACTTTGGTCTGTCCAACGTGTTACGGCATGAGCGGCCGGTTTCGCCGCGCATGTTGATTCTATCTCGCACGGTCCGATGCCGGGGTTAGACGACGGGAGCGGGACCCCCTGCCTTCATGCCGCTCTCTGCTACGAAGATCAAGTAGTCGATCATCCCCAGGATCTGCAGTACACGCTGTGGCTGAAGATCATCTACAAGGCGATGGTGGACCGCATTTCGGACGAAGCCAAACACGCCTCTGAACAGCAGGTGTGCTCCTTCCTGTTCTGCAGTGATGTCACTCAGGACAATTCGGTGATTGGGCGGTGCGAAGGCAAACCTGGCCAGGTCTACTCCAATGAGCTCGGGTTCAGCCCCCGACAACGTACGTATCCGGTCTTCGAGAATGCGTGTGGCCTCATTCAGGACGGTATCCAGACGCTCGTGTTCGCCATCGGAATCGAACCGGGCGACCAAATCCAGGCACCGCGACCGAAGCTGTGGGTCCCGAATCTGGATGGAGTCGAGCACAACTGGCGGACTCGCGCCCGCACTTGAGGGACTCGCTTGGACATGAGCAAGACCGTGGCCCGAGGACTGTGGAAGTTGGTCGAAGGCGAGCGATACTGTGCTCATGCGCGAGAAGATACCAGTCTCCAGTAGCTCTCGTAGCCGGGCGAGCTGTTCATCTAGAGCCTCGACAACCGCCCTGGCAACGTCGGGACGGTTGGCAATCTCATCCCGGCGAACCGCAAGCACATCCAGATAGAGCAGAGATGCGGACTTCAGGATTCTCGCATTGCCGTGAGTCACTCGGAAGTCGTAATCCCAGTTGTTCTCGACCTGGTCAGAAAGCGTCTTCTCGAGCCGCTCGAGCAGCCAGTCTATGGTTCGCATGTCGCGGGCAACCGGAAAGGTCTTGAAGGTGCTCTCGTCCATGAA
Coding sequences within:
- a CDS encoding TIGR02391 family protein; protein product: MEERRVGRGSCATTLDERGGSMSEDFMEHDDSYVYDVYFSRDTFHLIVAAIRHYKSLLDAGKRAVLEDSAIGAFMDESTFKTFPVARDMRTIDWLLERLEKTLSDQVENNWDYDFRVTHGNARILKSASLLYLDVLAVRRDEIANRPDVARAVVEALDEQLARLRELLETGIFSRMSTVSLAFDQLPQSSGHGLAHVQASPSSAGASPPVVLDSIQIRDPQLRSRCLDLVARFDSDGEHERLDTVLNEATRILEDRIRTLSGAEPELIGVDLARFAFAPPNHRIVLSDITAEQEGAHLLFRGVFGFVRNAVHHRLVDDLQPQRVLQILGMIDYLIFVAESGMKAGGPAPVV